The window TATtagctttattttttaattgaaaccATCGTAAGCTGATAGATGTTATATACTCGTTTAACAACGAATTTAATTTCCAAATGCATAACCAACATAGAtgagatcaaaataaaaaatttatcattCCAACTTACAAACTGAACATATAATGTTCCCAATTTCAAAGATTAGGGAAGATAAAAAgagaattaatatatatatgtcgatccaaatataaaatacaaatgAATGATAAAACTACTCAGCTTCTTCAAGTGTAGCTTCAATCCGAAGAAGCACAAAACCAACAGCAACACCAACAAGAACAAGCCCATTCATAATTGCAGCAATCCTAAAAATCTCACCTGCAGCATTACATGTTGAAGACAAAGCACCAGCACCCCCACCAGCACCATTAGTCCTCAATGAGCTAATCACATTGGCAAAGCATTGCTCAGTGCAGATGGGTTTGCCGAGGCCGAGCACCGGGTTATGTGCCTTAAGCCCACCATAAGAGTTAAGCCCATTCATGTACACAACTCTTGGTTTGTTCATCTTTCTTTGTGTTTTGCTGCATGTGATTGTTGCTGCAGCTGGTATTGTTGCTGatgttgctgctgctgttgcCATTTTTAGAGCTGAAAGCACAAGATTTGAGTACAGTTTTAGTAATTGGTAATGGGGTGTTTGGAAAATTAGTTTAAtgagcaattttagcttattttgataaaaataagggGTTGAGTGGTCAAATCAGCTAATGTAAATATTTGGTGAAATAGTCAACtgaaacagcttattgataataagctgtttttgaacaagctgcttatagcagcgggttcaattagctggtcaaatcaattaataaaatcagcCACTATAATCCGCTGTCaatcatttgccaaacaccccaattaattgaattataaaattattatattcgGTATATTTTGCTCATAAGAACTACGAGCAGGTTTTGGAGAGGGCAAAAAGATGGCAatccatacccataaaggaggatgtGACCAAAAAATCCCTCAGCCGAAAATAATAGGAATATAATTTGTGAATTGAATTGTAAGATGAACAGAAGAATAGGGAAATTTTTACCTGTTGTGATGTTTTTGATATGTTGAATGCAAAGGGAAAGGAGGAAATGAAGGGAAGGGGTATGTAATGAAGCGTAGTGATAAAGGTGGGGTTTTGTTGGATAAG of the Amaranthus tricolor cultivar Red isolate AtriRed21 chromosome 6, ASM2621246v1, whole genome shotgun sequence genome contains:
- the LOC130814707 gene encoding uncharacterized protein LOC130814707 gives rise to the protein MVTTMQSQKSQPLTDINHISSIFEPSKFDLPYPTKPHLYHYASLHTPSLHFLLSLCIQHIKNITTALKMATAAATSATIPAAATITCSKTQRKMNKPRVVYMNGLNSYGGLKAHNPVLGLGKPICTEQCFANVISSLRTNGAGGGAGALSSTCNAAGEIFRIAAIMNGLVLVGVAVGFVLLRIEATLEEAE